CATTGGAATAAAAGTTcctttggaaatatttttgatAATGTTAACGTGGCTGAGCTCCGGATGGTGCAAGCAGAAGCGGCGGCGAAGAGTGCGGAGTCAGAGGAGGCTCACATTGGCCTGCAAGAGGCGCAGGCAAACTTTCGGCATGCGTTGGCAGTAGAGGAGCAGTTCTGGAGCCAAAAGGCGAGGGTCAAATGGCTTTCACACGGGGACCGGAACTCTAAGTTCTTTCATGCAGTGGTTAGGCAACGAAGGGTTCAGGGTACGATTCATCGTATCAAGACTTCGGAGGGGCTTTGGGTAGATAAGGATAGGGACATTGCCGAGGAGGCCATTCGATTTTTCTCTGGGTTGTATTCAGAGTCGGCGGTGCCTAGTTCTGAGCTGCTGCCGTTAATTCCGCCTACCATTTCGCGGGAGGACAACCTGAGCTTGGAAAATATTCCCTCCATGGAAGAGGTAAAAAGGGTGATCCATGCCATGGATGGAGATAGTGCGGCAGGGCCGGATGGCTTCACGAGTAAATTCTTTACTTTTGCTTGGGAGGTCGTTGGTCAGGATGTCTATAATGCCGTGGTGAGTTTCTTTTGTGGGGCAGAGTTGTCTCGATTTATCACCTCGACTTCTATTACCCTTATTCCGAAAATTTCCAAtcctcaagatttttctaattttaggcCAATCAGCTTGTGTAATTTCATTAATAAGGTTCTGTCGCGTCTTTTGGCGGACCGGTTAGCTGGACTATTGCCAAAGTTGATCTCCCCCAGCAATCGGGATTTGTCCGGGGCCGAAACATTGTGGAGAACTATCTGTTAGCCCAAGAAATTGTTGCGGGCATCGGGAAAAAGTCGAGAGGGGGGAATATCGTACTCAAATTGGACATGGCCAAGGCCTATGATCGGGTTTCCTGGCTCCATTTGATTGGGGTATTGAGGAAGTTTGGATTTGGCGAACGTTTCATTGACATGGTTTGGCGTCTGATTTCAAACGTCTGGTTTTCAGTTATGATCAATGGGACGGCACACGGCTTTTTCAAGTCCTGTAGGGGACTCCGTCAGGGGGACCCGCTATCCCCTGCACTATTTGTTATCGGAGCAGAGGTCCTCTCACGAGGGCTGAATAATCTGGCGGCCCAGTCATCTTTTTTGGGATTTACGGTTCCTCAAGGTTGCCCGGGGGTAACCCATTTGGCGTTTGCGGATGATGTGTTAATCCTTGCTAATGGGTCTGCAACAACCCTTCGTCGGGTTATGAGGGTACTACAGGCGTATCAGCGGTCTTCTGGGCAAATGCTCAATGCACACAAAAGTGGATATTTGGTCCACCCCTCCCTGTCCGTGGCTCGTCGTAGGGTAATTGAGCGGATTAAGGGTTTCTCGCGCCAGGTTTTCCCCACCCGCTACTTAGGATTCCCTTTGTACATTGGCAGGTGTAAGACGAGTTTTTTTGCGGAGGTGTGTCAAAAGGTGATGGGGAAAATTTTGTCTTAGAAGTCGAAGTTTTTATCTTCGGGGGGGAGGCTCATTCTGATCAAGCATGTTCTTTCTGCTATTCCAGTCCACTTGCTTTCTGCTGCAGTGATGCCCAAAGCAGTGTTTTGAATCATTGAGAGAGCTTGTGCCAACTTTTTATGGGGCTCGTCGGACGAGGGCCTCAGGTACCATTGGATGGGTTGGAGGAAATTGTGCCTCCCACCTGAGAAAGGTGGTGTGGGGTTTCGGCGGCTCCAGGATGTATATACTGCTTTCTCATACAAGCTATGGTGGCAGTTTCGGACAGGGTCGTCTCTCTGGACTACCTTCATGCGCGCAAAGTATTGTCGGGGAATTCATCCTTGCCAAGCGGAGTGCAAGCCATTAGTTTCAGCGATTTGGAGGCGGATGCAGGATGTCAGCCGACAGGTCGAACTCTCCATGTTGTGGCTGGTTCAGGATGGGTCGTGTCATTTTTGGTACGATAATTGGTTGGGGTGTGGCGCTTTGTTTCTCAGGGCTCCAGTTGTGTTGAATCTATCTTTCCGGGACTTCATCATTCAGGGTCGCTGGAATGCCCAGCTTCTGTCTCAGGTGCTCCCAAGGGATATTATTGCTGTGGTGCTGAGTAAGTCGATTCCCAATGAACAAAGTGCGGATGAGGTAGTATGGATGCCGGCAACATCTGGCAAGTTCTCCTTAGCTTCGGCCTATCAGGAGGTACGCCCGGTTGGTAACTCTTCTTTTATGTTTTCTTCGGTGTGGCAGAGGCTGCACCCGGCAAAAGTATCATTCTTCATGAGCCGCCTCTTATGGGGCCGGCTGCCCTTGGATGATGTGCTTCACACGCTTGGGTTTCAATCAGCTTCCAAATGTCGATGTTGTTCTCATCCAGCGGCCGAGTCTTTTGAACATGTCTTTTCGACGGGACAGGTTGCCGAGGCAGTCTGGGGGTTTTTTGAGGGGTTGTGTGGCATCTCAAGTTCAGCTCCTTACGTCCGGGCCCGCCTCGCCTCTTGGTGGTTGGCCTCGCCTAGCTCGAAGCGACGGAAGGCTGTTTTTCATATTATGCCGAGTCTCATCTGTTGGCATCTTTGAAAGGCGAGGAACCGTGCAGTTTTTGAAGGTATTCAGCCGCAATCCAGCTCCGTTTGTCAGGCTATCTTTCAGGAGGCCAAGGTTTTGCTTGAAATTCAGCTTAAGGAACGGGTTGCGGCCTAGTCATTCTTGCAGTTATGGGAATGGGCATCCCAGTCACGAAGGAGGTTTGGGTTTAAATTGGTTTGTTGGAAACCAGCTCTAGAGGGGGAGTTTACCCTGAACACGGATGGCTGCTGCAAGGGTAATCTGGGGCTAGGTGGGGGGTGGGGTTCTACGCTATAGTGTGGGTCGTCCTTTGGTGGGATTTTCAGCTTTCTTCGGCCAGACGTCTAGTCTTCATGCCGAAGCCCTTGCTCTCTTGACAGGTCTCCGGATATGTGGTCAAAAGGGGGTTACAGATGTGAGCATCCAGTTGGATTCTCAGGTCTTGGTGGGAATTCTTCAACATCGTTTGCAGTGTTCGTGGCATGTTCGTGGGGAGGTCCGGCAGATTTGGAGCCTGGTTAGGGACCCTTCTAGGTTTTCTCATTGTTTCAGGGAAGCAAATAAGGTAGCAGATGCGTTGGCTAATGTAGGTGTAGCTCACCCTCATCAAGATGTTCAGCTCTATGAGCACTGGAGTGACTGGCCGCGGCTGGCCCGTGGTGGTGTTAGCCTCGATAGCATGGGGGTCCCTTCCTTTAGGATGGTGCGAAACTCCTAACCATTAATCATCGGTCCTTTGATCTTTTCTCTGTACCACGACTTGTATGATGAATAAAAGCGGGGGTGGCGTCCCTTCCCTTTATCGGGGttagctgaaaaaaaaaagcataatacaaaataaaataaaactatacTAACCTACCTAAGCTaataaactaagaaaaactagtaaaaactacatttttggtagtgtctctagccttccaaaagTTATGAAAAATGTCCTCCAAAGGCCCTATTTATAAAGGAATTCAAGCCataaatgagttgtttctagttaACAAATTTGGCTCTTCAACCTCCCAAAAGTTGCTTCTACAAGTTTTTATGCTTGCTTGCTCATATCCATCCGAAATGCTTGCAAAAAAAATAGGTCAAAAAATTTATGTGGATAGAGCACAGGTTGATGAGCAAGTTGCAGctgcaattgaaaaaaatgcGACCTCCGAAAATGCAGGGTGAGGTCACGTATTGTCCCCACGTTTTCTTCTTTTGCAGGTTTTATCAATTCTGGTCCGTCTTCAACTTTGCTATGTTTTTACACCAAATTCAATTGTTATTTTCTTGATGATTGGAGGCTGAACTAGCTCTTTTACAGAACACAAAATTGTAGCCATTTGAGCTTGATTTCCAatgattcaaaaattatctaatttggagctctgtagactgagaaatgaccaaaatacccttgattgGACAACCCACTGTTTCAGCTTTCGACTACAAAAATGACCAActatattttgacattttgactatAAAAACTCCTGAAATGGATTTTGATATCTTCACAAGAAATGTAGATATATATGTTAGcttcaaaatcattcaagaatCTGGTCAATCCAatgcttgtaactcaagatatagctgAAACACCAACAGgtgtcaaagctggaaaactccCTTTCTTTAGAGcttgattgcatttccttttttgcacttcatattctcttaaAAACCtttcaaatcatcaaaaatcatcTAATTATCTGCTcactacaaaaacatgaagttttcactactttaatccatagaaatgcaatttttgacaCTTAAATCACAAAATGTATACTTTACTAGAAACCTAGTGAATTagttataaaaataaataaaacacacaaaaacaaaataataaatacaTTTAAATCACACAAAATACACACTTATCACCAAACCTGCATCTTTATCCTCAACTTTATCTATACTTAGTTACATGCAAGACTTGGATAAAATAAACTATACAAATCtaccctaactaatgaactaagaaaattttagtgaaagactacatttttgtgtAGTTTCTCTAGGTTCAAAAGTTATATAAAAAGCTCAACAAAGGCCCTATTTTTAGAGAATTAAAGCTCTAAATAAGGTGTTAAAGTTGATGTAGAATACTCTTGAGATTCCCAAAATATTCTTCTACAAGTCTCCATGCTTTTGTTTACAGCTTCAGCTGAAATTCTTGCTGGAATTGAACTATAAAAAGTTGTAAAAAATCCTTGCAAGTGGCTATGCAAGTTGAACAACTTTCTTAAGAATACGCGAGGTGAATACGCAGGTGTAAGATCATGTGTTGCATCCACGTATTGCCTCTCCAACATGTTTGCACTTTTTTGATTGGTATTCAGCTTTGCTCTATTTCTTGATGGTGGAAACTGAATTGGGtcttgtacaaaacatgaaagtttcatTTCTTGAGTTAGATTTTCAATacatcaagaatcatctaatttgaaACTCTATAGACTGAGAAATTACCAAAATAACCTGGTTAAAactatgacagccccacctccccctaaggcgaaccaaaggattcggcggaccgcctgcccagctctcgccgggactcagtcgttcactacaatcctcaattgaaatacaatataaatatcaaatatacctgAAATGCtccacaaatttacatacaccacaaactaaaacctcaagagatacaaGCAATACTAATTTTCCGAATAAGACAAAGGTCCTCAGTTCTCACAAATCTCTCTATGAATATACAAATATCCGTTCAAGTCCAATCATTCAAACAATactaactattacacaagaggagtCCGGATTCAAactatacatgagataatccatccagtcacatgaataagtactacaagcccttccttcgcttcgagccctgtggaggggaataaaaatagttttggggtgagttagaaactcagcgagtaaccagtcaaatcagtaatcaaatcagtttcacaatagttcatttcaatgatgtcatgaattaGTAATCAAACGTttgtttattgctctcgtgagtcagtgaaatcattgcacttaaacatccaacgctcaaatagatcatttaacgttgaacagtaagagggagcccgttggtgctccagatgaacattaacagtggtggagacgttggtgttcagcacaagactcctcaagaactcattgaagccaaatcatgccaagaactcacatgcaagcacacatgatatgcaatcgagtaaataatgcaagaaaatgttcataagtagctttggaaatagtttggggtcactcaccaccACGATTCATAATCCTCTCCCATTATAGACAATTTCGTGGATCgaactcaaattcaagcaatcaaccactctcaaagattggacagcatttgCTCTTAAATTCGtcatttccatcctacaataaCAATATTAAATTACACCTTACCAACCACAATTGCACATACGATTCGtaaacaataaaacacatccaattaggccataatatccttcaatcaaagccaattagaaaCTTAAGAGCCAACCACAAGAAaatccccaaattaaaccctagaaaccggaattttcgcacaaaccagaaatttttcgcaaaaaATCTTATCCAACGTATACAAGTTCCATTTCATGCCACAACAAGCTATCATACCAAGACCAATGAACCataatcatattaaatcagaaaaattcccaataaatcagaaattggactaacttcacttaaaaccatgaaatcatccacaatatagcATATTTAACCACCACTTAGTACTAATATACCATTTTCAAAACAACAAAGGAACTTCcttagcaactcaccttataactcaagaaagatagCACCTTAAAGctttcccttccaaaatcactCGGTCAAGACCTCTAGTCCTCCTCAGTACACCTTTGTATGGAGTGGTTTGAAAATCCAACGGTTAAAACGCAAGATTGAAGTGaaaattgaaactagaaaatgaagttttctttcttctctcaagaGCCACGGCTGAACAAGTGagcaaatgaagatattttggctcaaaaCAGTATAAAAAGGGAAAGGAACAGGCGGTCAAAGTTGATGGCCGCTTGTGCCACGTCAAAATCCGGCCGGTTAAAACCCTATTTCAACTTTTGATAGCAAAAATGGCCAAttgtttttttgacttttgaataagAAAAATTCATGAACTAGatttcaatatctcatataaaTGTAGAGATgtgtcttagtttcaaaatggttcaatgatcacctcaatccaatacttGTAGCTGAAAATATAGCCAAAATATCAATTATTTCAAAGTTGTCAAGCATTTCTTCTTTTCTACTTGATTGTTTTTCatcttttgaatatttttcaCTACATATTCTTTTTAAATCACTTTAAATTAtcaacaatcatccaaataGTTTTTCAATTTACtctatttgatgattgaatcattaaaatttaCAAAAGTATGAAGTTTTCATCATTTGAAtacatagaaatgcaatttttacacTTTCAACTATAAAATACATAATTCACTAGAAACCTAGCTAATTAGccataaaaatgaataaaatataccagaaaaataataaaacacaattacaaaacaaaaaatacaCACTTATCAGAGGTTATTATGATGCTGATAAGGGTGCTTATCCTATGACATGACATTCCATCATAAGTTATTACACTTTCCATGGGGATGCACCTATCTCATAGTGT
The Coffea arabica cultivar ET-39 chromosome 6c, Coffea Arabica ET-39 HiFi, whole genome shotgun sequence genome window above contains:
- the LOC140008831 gene encoding uncharacterized protein, with the translated sequence MAKAYDRVSWLHLIGVLRKFGFGERFIDMVWRLISNVWFSVMINGTAHGFFKSCRGLRQGDPLSPALFVIGAEVLSRGLNNLAAQSSFLGFTVPQGCPGVTHLAFADDVLILANGSATTLRRVMRVLQAYQRSSGQMLNAHKSGYLVHPSLSVARRRVIERIKGFSRQVFPTRYLGFPLYIGRFSDRVVSLDYLHARKVLSGNSSLPSGVQAISFSDLEADAGCQPTGRTLHVVAGSGWVVSFLGRWNAQLLSQVLPRDIIAVVLSKSIPNEQSADEVVWMPATSGKFSLASAYQELPNVDVVLIQRPSLLNMSFRRDRLPRQSGGFLRGCVASQVQLLTSGPASPLGGWPRLARSDGRLFFILCRVSSVGIFERRGTVQFLKVFSRNPAPFVRLSFRRPRFCLKFSLRNGLRPSHSCSYGNGHPSHEGAFFGQTSSLHAEALALLTGLRICGQKGVTDVSIQLDSQVLVGILQHRLQCSWHVRGEVRQIWSLVRDPSRFSHCFREANKVADALANVGVAHPHQDVQLYEHWSDWPRLARGGVSLDSMGVPSFRMVRNS